CAGTTGACTGCTGAGGCTTTGCTGATGAGTTAGGGAATTATTAACAATCGATTTTTAGCTAACAGCGAAGCTAACGAAAATTAAGGTGCTAACTAATAAAGCAGCAAAGACACCTTGGATAGCATAGCGACGCTGCTGTTGCTGGGAAGGATCTTTCGCGTAATAAGGTTTGGTTTCTTTGGCGAAGTTGTTGATTAGTCCTTGTTCGTCAGTGGTGCTGTACATCTAGGTTTCTCCGGTTTTGTTACGTTCTGTAAACCATTATGTAACAATATGTAAAATTTTGTCAAGTGGTAGAGGGAATTATGGTAGAGAAAATTTTGAGACAAAAGTCTCGAGGAGTTTTGTAGCTTAATCTAATGTGGTCTTTGGGCAGAGCGTTGTTGGAGTTGCAAGCGAATTTGGGTATGAAATTCACGAGTGATGGGATACAAATAAGTGAAAACCAAGCCAGCAATTAAAGCTAAAGTAGGAAGAGGACCGATCGCGAGACGAATAGCGAGTAAAGCGCTTTCTGGTTGAGTAGGAAGCGGTTGTCCAGAAACAGACTCGACGAAACCAGCCCATTCTAAAGCTACACCGACGACAAACAAGGCGATCGCCAAACCTAATTTTTGCAGCAAGACCATAAAACCATAGAAAATACCTTCGCGAC
This Oscillatoria salina IIICB1 DNA region includes the following protein-coding sequences:
- the psb34 gene encoding photosystem II assembly protein Psb34 → MYSTTDEQGLINNFAKETKPYYAKDPSQQQQRRYAIQGVFAALLVSTLIFVSFAVS